In one Diabrotica virgifera virgifera chromosome 5, PGI_DIABVI_V3a genomic region, the following are encoded:
- the LOC126885568 gene encoding uncharacterized protein LOC126885568: MTDENTLKTTKTSLKGQLTRFFNFIKDVESGKANKDQLECRLAVAKDLLSDFNSVMVPFMVLDLDETKNKSKEYEAELEEYEKKFFDCISKADILIKKETFNQQADTINTSCSSQLQASQDIRLPCIDLPRFSGASENGGAESGSSWLEFYDGFTSLIGNDPNLSNIKNFYYLKSCLTDSAAAVISSLEVTNENYTIAWSILTDRFQNDKLIVHSHVRALFELSVIQKESPSQLRKLIDEVSKLKQ; the protein is encoded by the coding sequence ATGACAGATGAAAATACCTTAAAAACCACTAAAACTTCCTTAAAAGGTCAGTTAacgagattttttaattttataaaagatGTAGAGTCAGGTAAAGCAAACAAAGATCAGTTAGAATGCAGACTAGCAGTAGCAAAAGATTTATTGTCAGACTTTAACTCCGtaatggttccgtttatggtatTAGATTTAGATGAgacaaaaaataaaagtaaggAATATGAAGCTGAACTAGAAGAATATGAAAAGAAGTTTTTTGATTGTATATCAAAAGcggatattttaataaaaaaagagacaTTTAATCAACAAGCAGACACAATAAATACAAGTTGTAGTTCACAGTTACAAGCTTCACAAGACATAAGGTTACCTTGTATTGATCTTCCAAGGTTCAGTGGGGCCTCAGAAAATGGGGGTGCAGAAAGTGGGAGCTCATGGCTTGAGTTTTATGACGGGTTCACTAGTTTAATTGGCAATGATCCTAATTTAAgtaacattaaaaatttttattatctcAAATCTTGTTTGACAGACAGTGCGGCAGCAGTGATTTCCTCTTTGGAGGTTACGAATGAAAATTATACGATTGCTTGGTCGATCTTAACAGATAGATTTCAAAATGATAAACTCATAGTACATTCTCATGTTCGGGCGTTATTTGAGTTATCCGTGATACAAAAAGAATCACCTTCTCAGCTGAGAAAACTGATTGATgag